DNA sequence from the Acidothermus cellulolyticus 11B genome:
CGCGGCGGAAGCGGCTGCGGAGAAGCTGGCGCGGGACATCGTCGCCTTTGACGTGAGCGATCGTCTGCCTATCACCGATGCGTTCGTGCTGGCGTCGGCGTCGAACGATCGTCAGGTTCGCGCCGTGGTCGACGCGATCGAGGAACGGTTGCAGAAGTTCCACCGGGCGAAGCCGCTTCACCGCGAGGGGGAGGCGGAGTGCCGGTGGGTGCTGCTCGACTACCTGGACGTCGTCGTCCACGTCCAACACGTCGAGGATCGGCTGTACTACGGCCTTGAGCGTCTCTGGAAGGACTGCCCCACCCTGCCCTTGCCGGCGGCGGTCACCGGGGCGGACAGCGCAGCGGTCGGCGCGTCGTAGTCGGCTGGCGCTCGCTCAAGACCGGCGGCGCTGGTACGGGGGCCGGGCGTTGCCGGGGCGCCGGCCGGAATCCGCACACGGCGTTCCGTCGCGGGGCCGGTGCGCTGCGGTGCACCCCGCAGCGCGGTGCAGCGCCGTCCGTTAGACTCGTGGCGCGTTACCCGGGGCTATAGCTCAGCTGGTAGAGCGCTTGTCTGGCAGACAAGAGGTCAGGGGTTCGAGTCCCCTTAGCTCCACAAGCGTTTCGCATTCGAACTCGCCGGGTCCGGAAGAGCCCGCCGGACAGCAGGCGGGAGACCGTGCGGGTGATCCGACAGTCCTTGATCTGGCAGTCCCTGATCCGGATTACCTTGATCACGTCGTTGCCGCGCAGCCGATGGGTTGAGTCATTGACTGTTTTGTCTCGGCACAGTACCCTTCTCCAAAGGATAAGGCTGGCCCGTGCGGATTCCCGGTCGACCCAGGCTCTGTCCGACCGACGGAGCGCTCTGTCCGACAGGAGGCTTCGGTGTTTCGGAAGGGGCTTGTCGCAGGCACCATTGCGACGTGGCTTGTTTTGGCAACAGCTGCCCCGACTTTTGCGTACGACGGCTCAACAGCCGCGTCGAATGCAGGTCGGACGCGGAACCGATCCGAATAATGGTTTTTACGGCGATTATGTCGATGAGCACACGTGAAATCGAAAGCACGCTCTCTGGCCTTTCCTCCCGTACAATCCAGAGCGGCCACCACGACTATTTTCTTTATGCACATATCACCGGATAACAAATGAGAAGGTTTCACACGATGGTCAGAAGCGGACGCCTAGCCACGATGAGCCCTGTCCTAGCGGGTATCGCGGCAGGGGCGCTCGGCGTCGGGGGCTGGCTGCTGGCCAGCCATCCAGCTCACACGGACCGGTCGCCGCGCACATCGCTGGCGACAGCATCGGCGTCATCAACATCCCCCGCCCCGGCATCGGTGCAGCGGGCGAGCGTGGAAGCGGTTGTTGCCAGGGCCTTGGAGATCGACCAAACACTGCCAATCCCACCTGTGCCGGTCAACAAGGCGGCGGCTGTGAGCTCGACCGCCGATGTGCCCGCCGCTCCTGCGCCGGACGACGCCGTGCGCGCGAAGCAGATCGCGAATGCCGACACCGCGATCGAATCTGTCTTCGATGCCGCAGGGGCTGTCAATGAGAAAAAAGCGTTGAACAACGCCATCACGATGGAACGGGACCCGAACTTCCGTGCGCTTGCGGCGGGCGTATCGAACATTCGCTACAAGGACGTCGAGATCAGCGGCTCGCTTGCGACGGTGACGGGGGTGGTGACCGTGTGGTCGAAGACCGAGACCTTCAATAACGGCCGGTGGTTGATTTCGTCACCGAGTAGCGACCTCGAGTTTCAGATGACCCTGGCGGCAGATTCGAGCGGTCACTGGAAAGTGCACTCGTACAGCTGGACATTTGCTCCCGGCTCTGAACCGTGAGGAGCCGGGCAGCGTCTGCTCCGC
Encoded proteins:
- the rsfS gene encoding ribosome silencing factor; the encoded protein is MTASPRAVELAVAAAEAAAEKLARDIVAFDVSDRLPITDAFVLASASNDRQVRAVVDAIEERLQKFHRAKPLHREGEAECRWVLLDYLDVVVHVQHVEDRLYYGLERLWKDCPTLPLPAAVTGADSAAVGAS